In a single window of the Burkholderia contaminans genome:
- a CDS encoding branched-chain amino acid ABC transporter substrate-binding protein, with translation MERSTVGMRCKPLITVALAAAAFAAASTAMADQVVKIGSVEPTTGGISHLGKDNENGARLAVEEINAKGLTIGGKKVTLQLDAQDDAADPRQATQVAQKLVDDKVVAVIGHLNSGTSIPASKIYSDAGIVQISPSATNPTYTQQGFKTTYRVVATDAQQGPALASYAQAKGVKSVAVIDDSTAYGQGLANEFEKKAKALGLKVLSHDATNDKAVDFRAILTKVKGENPDAIMYGGMDATGGPLAKQAKQLGLRAKILSGDGVCTDSLAELAGPAADNVLCSQAGAALEKMPGGADFLAKYQKRFNQGIKFDAPFAYDAVYIAVDAMKRANSTDPAKILAAMPSTKYEGVIGTTTFDSKGDLTHGIISIYGYKSGKKTFLDQVKM, from the coding sequence ATGGAACGAAGCACTGTCGGCATGCGCTGCAAACCCCTGATCACCGTCGCACTGGCTGCCGCCGCATTCGCGGCCGCGTCGACCGCGATGGCTGACCAGGTCGTCAAGATCGGCAGCGTCGAACCGACGACGGGCGGCATCTCGCACCTCGGCAAGGACAACGAGAACGGTGCGCGCCTCGCGGTCGAGGAAATCAATGCGAAGGGGCTCACGATCGGCGGCAAGAAGGTCACGCTGCAACTCGATGCGCAGGATGACGCGGCCGACCCGCGCCAGGCCACGCAAGTTGCGCAGAAGCTCGTCGACGACAAGGTCGTTGCCGTCATCGGCCACCTGAACTCGGGCACGTCGATCCCTGCGTCGAAGATCTACAGCGACGCGGGCATCGTGCAGATCTCGCCGTCGGCCACGAACCCCACCTATACGCAGCAAGGCTTCAAGACGACCTACCGCGTCGTCGCGACCGACGCGCAGCAAGGCCCGGCGCTCGCGAGCTATGCGCAGGCGAAAGGCGTGAAGAGCGTCGCGGTGATCGACGATTCGACCGCGTACGGCCAGGGCCTCGCGAACGAGTTCGAGAAGAAGGCGAAGGCGCTCGGCCTGAAGGTGCTGTCGCACGATGCGACCAACGACAAGGCGGTCGACTTCCGCGCGATCCTGACGAAGGTCAAGGGCGAGAACCCGGACGCGATCATGTACGGCGGCATGGACGCCACCGGCGGCCCGCTCGCGAAGCAGGCGAAGCAGCTCGGCCTGCGCGCGAAGATCCTGTCCGGCGACGGCGTGTGCACCGACTCGCTGGCCGAACTGGCCGGCCCGGCGGCCGACAACGTGCTGTGCTCGCAGGCAGGCGCGGCGCTCGAGAAGATGCCGGGCGGCGCGGATTTCCTCGCGAAGTACCAGAAGCGCTTCAACCAGGGCATCAAGTTCGATGCGCCGTTCGCGTATGACGCGGTCTACATCGCGGTGGACGCGATGAAGCGCGCGAACTCGACCGATCCGGCGAAGATCCTCGCGGCGATGCCGTCGACGAAGTACGAAGGCGTGATCGGCACGACGACGTTCGATTCGAAGGGCGACCTGACGCACGGGATCATTTCGATCTACGGCTACAAGAGCGGCAAGAAGACCTTCCTCGACCAGGTGAAGATGTAA
- a CDS encoding DMT family transporter, producing the protein MNTLSTPSSRPARQPLIAAGAVAFTIVSWASAFPFIRIGLHGLTPLQLAAARFATAAVLIIAWLAVRRPRVPTRVDALRFLLCGFLGIALYNALLNTGEQTVSAGAASFIVNTLPIFTALLAAVFLGERFNRWGWLGSLVSLAGIAVIARGQPGGLVLGAGSTLILGAALCSASYFVLQRRLIPVYGALACTAYTLLAGALLLTPWLPGALVALGSGTRDTTLAVLTLGIFPAALGYATWTFALGYFGAARAANFLYLTPAVATVLSMVLTGERPGIETVCGGLLAIAGVIFVALRGRS; encoded by the coding sequence ATGAACACACTCTCCACCCCGTCGTCGCGCCCTGCGCGACAGCCGCTGATCGCGGCCGGCGCGGTCGCCTTCACGATCGTTTCATGGGCGTCCGCCTTCCCGTTCATCCGGATCGGCCTGCATGGCCTGACGCCGCTGCAACTCGCGGCGGCGCGCTTCGCCACTGCCGCCGTGCTGATCATCGCGTGGCTCGCGGTGCGGCGGCCGCGCGTGCCGACCCGGGTCGACGCGTTGCGCTTCCTGCTGTGCGGCTTTCTCGGCATCGCGCTCTACAACGCGCTGCTCAATACCGGCGAGCAGACCGTCTCGGCCGGCGCCGCAAGCTTCATCGTGAACACGCTGCCGATCTTCACGGCGCTGCTGGCCGCCGTGTTTCTGGGCGAGCGCTTCAATCGCTGGGGCTGGCTCGGCTCGCTGGTCAGCCTCGCCGGCATCGCGGTGATCGCGCGCGGGCAGCCGGGCGGCCTCGTCCTCGGCGCGGGCAGCACGCTGATCCTCGGCGCGGCCCTGTGTTCGGCCAGCTATTTCGTGCTGCAGCGGCGGCTGATTCCGGTGTATGGCGCACTGGCCTGCACCGCGTACACGCTGCTGGCCGGCGCGCTGCTCCTCACACCATGGTTGCCGGGCGCGCTCGTCGCGCTGGGCAGCGGGACGCGCGACACGACGCTGGCCGTGCTGACGCTCGGCATCTTCCCCGCCGCGCTGGGTTACGCGACCTGGACCTTCGCACTCGGCTACTTCGGCGCGGCGCGCGCCGCCAACTTCCTCTATCTGACGCCGGCGGTCGCGACGGTCCTGTCGATGGTGCTGACCGGCGAGCGGCCCGGTATCGAGACGGTGTGCGGCGGCCTGCTGGCGATTGCCGGCGTGATCTTCGTGGCGTTGCGCGGACGGTCCTAG
- a CDS encoding LysR substrate-binding domain-containing protein — protein MNMIHSSSRRPASASTRAKRASAALPVAAPSPGSRPPLASLETVCTVAREGSFLAAADVSGVTHGAISRRVAAVENWLGLRLFERHARGVRLTPDGQRFVGRIEQAFTIIDSVADQWRSPRTPRLVRMSVVPAFAQLWLFERQHALESEAPALRIELGIDLRNVDIAGGEADLSVRYGRGNWRQLETRAFMPERLYPVAHPRLAAQLAKARRRRGDAALLDMPLLHDSDVTGWRTWFDALGVPFKPRAQDRRFEDYNLVLAAAEAGLGVALARVPLADAYLKRSDLVRVSPHEVDSVLRYYFVHAKGENRPEVLALMERMRAAVGAGG, from the coding sequence ATGAATATGATTCACAGCTCGAGCCGGCGGCCGGCCAGTGCTTCAACCCGCGCGAAGCGGGCCTCGGCGGCGTTGCCCGTTGCGGCCCCATCGCCGGGTTCGCGGCCGCCGCTCGCGAGTCTCGAGACGGTGTGCACGGTTGCGCGCGAGGGTTCGTTCCTGGCCGCGGCCGATGTTTCCGGCGTGACGCACGGCGCGATCAGCCGGCGGGTGGCCGCTGTCGAAAACTGGCTCGGCCTGAGGTTGTTCGAACGTCATGCGCGCGGTGTGCGTCTCACGCCGGACGGCCAGCGCTTCGTCGGCCGGATCGAGCAGGCGTTCACGATCATCGACAGTGTGGCCGATCAGTGGCGCTCGCCACGTACGCCGCGGCTGGTCAGGATGAGCGTGGTGCCGGCCTTCGCGCAGCTCTGGCTGTTCGAGCGCCAGCATGCGCTCGAGAGCGAGGCGCCCGCGTTGCGGATCGAGCTCGGCATCGATCTGCGCAACGTGGATATCGCCGGCGGCGAAGCGGACCTGTCGGTCCGGTACGGGCGCGGCAACTGGCGTCAGCTCGAAACCCGTGCGTTCATGCCGGAACGGCTCTATCCGGTCGCGCATCCGCGGCTCGCCGCGCAACTCGCGAAGGCGCGCCGCCGGCGCGGCGATGCCGCGTTGCTCGACATGCCGTTGCTGCACGATTCCGACGTGACCGGCTGGCGCACGTGGTTCGACGCATTGGGCGTGCCGTTCAAGCCGCGTGCGCAGGATCGCCGTTTCGAGGATTACAACCTCGTGCTGGCCGCCGCCGAGGCCGGGCTCGGCGTGGCGCTCGCGCGGGTACCGCTCGCCGACGCCTATCTCAAGCGCAGCGACCTCGTGCGGGTGAGCCCGCACGAGGTCGATTCGGTGCTCAGGTATTACTTCGTGCACGCGAAGGGGGAGAATCGGCCTGAGGTGCTGGCGTTGATGGAGCGGATGCGGGCGGCGGTGGGAGCGGGCGGCTAG
- a CDS encoding glutathione S-transferase family protein produces the protein MLTVWGRRNAFNVQKVMWLVDELALAHQHVPAGGRFGVLDTPEFLAMNPHGRIPVIDDGGTVVWESHSILRYLAARYGRPGFWHDDPAERSRADRWMDWSQTTLQPTFLNGVFRGYFRTPPEQRDTVRVEQSIAQCAQHFQALDAALAGQPFLAGDTLTLADIAAGTHLYRYFELGIARPDLPHVQAWYERLKTRPAYRTHVMIPFEDLRGRLD, from the coding sequence ATGCTGACCGTATGGGGGCGCCGCAATGCATTCAACGTTCAGAAGGTGATGTGGCTCGTCGACGAGCTCGCACTTGCGCATCAGCACGTGCCGGCCGGCGGGCGGTTCGGCGTGCTCGACACGCCCGAATTTTTGGCGATGAACCCGCACGGGCGCATCCCCGTGATCGACGATGGCGGCACGGTCGTCTGGGAATCGCACAGCATCCTGCGCTACCTCGCCGCACGTTACGGACGCCCCGGCTTCTGGCACGACGACCCGGCCGAACGTTCACGCGCCGACCGCTGGATGGACTGGTCGCAAACCACGTTGCAGCCGACGTTCCTGAACGGCGTGTTCCGGGGCTACTTCCGGACGCCGCCCGAGCAGCGCGACACGGTGCGCGTCGAGCAAAGCATCGCGCAGTGCGCGCAGCACTTCCAGGCGCTCGATGCGGCGCTGGCCGGGCAGCCGTTTCTCGCGGGCGACACGCTCACGCTCGCCGACATCGCGGCCGGCACGCACCTGTATCGCTACTTCGAACTCGGCATCGCACGGCCGGACCTCCCGCATGTGCAGGCGTGGTACGAACGGCTGAAAACGCGACCCGCGTATCGCACGCACGTGATGATTCCGTTCGAGGATCTACGCGGGCGGCTCGATTAG
- a CDS encoding porin: protein MKQIRSFALLALPAALYAAGAHAQSSVTLYGIADAGIAYVHNAQNANGSNASSLVKFSSGNLSGSRWGLRGTEDLGGGLAALFQLENGFNIGTGALGQGGREFGRKAVVGLASSTYGTVTLGRQYDPVVDLVQGLTQDNYFGGVFATPGDLDNYDNSLRVSNSVKYTSPLISGFQFEGLYGFGGVAGATGSGRTYSFGASYANGPLSLGAGFFYANGGSTVANGVRTWSSSSDTLFNTVINQGFSSAKSIQIVRVAGQYVAGPATFGLAYSNTQYGADTLSAFSQNAKFNNGSAFFNWQFSPALRAGVGYNYTSLTGPSSAHYNQVNLGADYALSKRTDLYALFGYQKASGNTLNANGAVVKAAASVGSYGVNSGTDTQELAIVGIRHKF from the coding sequence ATGAAACAGATCCGTTCATTCGCGCTGCTCGCGCTGCCGGCCGCCCTCTACGCCGCCGGCGCGCACGCACAAAGCAGCGTCACGCTGTACGGCATTGCCGATGCGGGCATCGCGTACGTGCACAACGCGCAGAACGCGAACGGCAGCAACGCGTCGAGCCTCGTCAAGTTCAGCAGCGGCAACCTGTCGGGCAGCCGCTGGGGGCTGCGCGGCACCGAGGATCTCGGCGGCGGCCTGGCCGCGCTGTTCCAGCTCGAGAACGGCTTCAACATCGGCACGGGCGCGCTCGGCCAGGGCGGGCGCGAGTTCGGCCGCAAGGCCGTCGTCGGCCTCGCGAGCAGCACGTACGGCACCGTGACGCTCGGCCGCCAGTACGATCCGGTCGTCGATCTCGTGCAGGGCCTCACGCAGGACAACTACTTCGGCGGCGTGTTCGCGACGCCGGGCGACCTCGACAACTACGACAACAGCCTGCGCGTCAGCAACTCGGTGAAATACACGAGCCCGCTGATCTCGGGCTTCCAGTTCGAAGGCCTGTACGGTTTCGGCGGCGTCGCGGGCGCCACCGGCAGCGGCCGCACGTACAGCTTCGGCGCGAGCTACGCGAACGGCCCGCTGTCGCTCGGCGCCGGCTTCTTCTATGCGAACGGCGGCTCCACCGTCGCGAACGGCGTGCGCACGTGGTCGAGCAGCTCGGACACGCTGTTCAACACCGTGATCAACCAGGGCTTCTCGAGCGCGAAGTCGATCCAGATCGTGCGCGTGGCCGGCCAGTACGTGGCCGGGCCCGCCACCTTCGGCCTCGCGTATTCGAATACGCAGTACGGCGCGGACACGCTGTCGGCGTTCAGCCAGAACGCGAAATTCAACAACGGCTCGGCGTTCTTCAACTGGCAGTTCTCGCCGGCACTGCGCGCGGGCGTCGGCTACAACTACACGTCGCTGACGGGTCCGAGTTCCGCGCACTACAACCAGGTCAACCTCGGCGCTGACTACGCGCTGTCGAAGCGCACCGACCTGTATGCGCTGTTCGGCTACCAGAAGGCGAGCGGCAACACGCTCAACGCGAACGGCGCGGTCGTGAAGGCAGCCGCGTCGGTCGGCTCGTACGGCGTGAACTCCGGCACCGATACGCAGGAACTCGCGATCGTCGGGATTCGCCACAAGTTCTGA
- a CDS encoding helix-turn-helix transcriptional regulator, whose amino-acid sequence MSAALPAPDLPLSHVAFVTETLGDIAQAVGTPQFMRAVYDTLVRYVDFDAVHLDYERSASSGRRSVGWIGSFGREPELVAQVMRHYYRSYASDDATYAAIETENDVQLLQVSAQRVSSELRHLFFDAGDIHDECVIAGVTGGTRYSISIARSRRLPPFSLKELSLLKQLSQVVLPLASAHKRLLGAISADDAPRDELDLDLVAQWLPEWQERLTAREMHVCASFIQGMTSAAIAQSMGLKTSTVDTYAKRAFAKLGVDSRRQLMTLVLRNASRRHDA is encoded by the coding sequence ATGAGCGCTGCGCTGCCCGCCCCCGATCTTCCGCTGAGCCACGTCGCGTTCGTGACTGAAACGCTGGGCGACATCGCACAAGCCGTCGGAACGCCGCAGTTCATGCGCGCCGTCTACGACACGCTCGTGCGCTACGTCGATTTCGACGCCGTGCACCTCGACTACGAGCGCAGCGCGTCTTCCGGCCGGCGCAGCGTCGGCTGGATCGGCAGCTTCGGCCGCGAGCCCGAGCTGGTCGCGCAGGTGATGCGCCACTACTACCGCAGCTACGCGAGCGACGATGCAACTTACGCGGCGATCGAAACCGAAAACGACGTGCAATTGCTGCAGGTGTCCGCGCAACGCGTGTCGAGCGAGCTACGGCATCTGTTCTTCGATGCCGGCGACATTCATGACGAATGCGTGATCGCCGGCGTGACGGGCGGCACGCGCTACTCGATCTCGATCGCGCGCTCACGGCGGCTGCCGCCGTTTTCGCTGAAGGAACTGAGCCTGCTGAAGCAGCTTTCGCAAGTCGTGCTGCCGCTGGCGTCCGCGCACAAGCGCCTGCTCGGCGCGATCTCCGCCGACGACGCACCGCGCGACGAACTCGATCTCGACCTCGTCGCGCAATGGCTGCCGGAATGGCAGGAACGGTTGACCGCGCGCGAGATGCATGTGTGTGCGTCGTTCATCCAGGGCATGACGTCGGCGGCCATCGCCCAATCGATGGGGCTCAAGACCTCCACCGTCGATACCTACGCGAAGCGCGCCTTCGCGAAGCTCGGCGTCGATTCGCGAAGGCAACTGATGACCCTCGTGCTGAGAAACGCGTCGCGGCGGCATGACGCATAG
- a CDS encoding polyamine ABC transporter substrate-binding protein produces MRIRIRRQSALRAARVTSAALAVAASLSAHAGDTNLNVYNWSEYVAKDTVPVFEKQSGIKVRYDSYDSDDTLQTKLLAGSSGYDIVVPTSNYLAQQIQAGVYQKLDKSKLPNLANLDPVLMKMVAKADPGNQYGVPWAWGTTGIGYNVEAVRKRLGDNAPTDSWALLFDPANAAKLKGCGISLLDAPDAAFAAALQYMGKDPESKNPADYQAAYDVLKKIRPYVTQFSSAGYADDLANNDVCVVLGWSGDVGIARRRTLDAKRSYEIRYVNPKEGGLLWFDVMAIPKDAPHPEAALKWINYIEDPKTNAAITNEIFYPSANKAARPFVTPAIVQDPGIYLSDATIAKASLAMPRSADIARMQNRLWLQLKSGG; encoded by the coding sequence ATGCGTATCCGTATCCGTCGTCAATCGGCGTTGCGCGCCGCGCGCGTCACGTCGGCGGCGCTGGCCGTCGCGGCCAGCCTGTCGGCCCATGCCGGCGACACCAACCTGAACGTGTACAACTGGTCGGAGTACGTCGCGAAGGACACGGTGCCCGTCTTCGAGAAGCAGTCGGGCATCAAGGTGCGCTACGACAGCTACGACAGCGACGATACGCTGCAGACGAAGCTGCTTGCGGGCAGCTCGGGCTACGACATCGTCGTGCCGACGTCGAACTATCTCGCGCAGCAGATCCAGGCCGGCGTGTACCAGAAGCTCGACAAGTCGAAGCTGCCGAATCTCGCGAACCTCGACCCGGTGCTGATGAAGATGGTCGCGAAGGCCGACCCGGGCAACCAGTACGGTGTGCCGTGGGCGTGGGGCACGACGGGGATCGGCTACAACGTCGAGGCGGTCAGGAAGCGGCTCGGCGACAACGCACCGACCGACAGCTGGGCGCTGCTGTTCGACCCGGCGAACGCGGCGAAGCTGAAGGGCTGCGGCATCTCGCTGCTCGACGCGCCGGACGCCGCGTTCGCGGCGGCGCTGCAGTACATGGGCAAGGACCCGGAGAGCAAGAACCCGGCCGACTACCAGGCTGCCTACGACGTGCTGAAGAAGATTCGCCCGTATGTCACGCAGTTCAGCTCGGCCGGCTATGCGGACGACCTGGCGAACAACGATGTGTGCGTCGTGCTCGGCTGGTCGGGCGACGTCGGTATCGCGCGGCGGCGCACGCTGGACGCAAAGCGTTCGTACGAGATCCGCTACGTGAACCCGAAGGAAGGCGGCCTGCTGTGGTTCGACGTGATGGCGATCCCGAAGGATGCGCCGCATCCGGAAGCCGCGCTGAAGTGGATCAACTACATCGAGGATCCGAAGACCAACGCCGCGATCACGAACGAGATCTTCTATCCGAGCGCCAACAAGGCCGCGCGCCCGTTCGTGACACCGGCGATCGTGCAGGACCCGGGCATCTACCTGTCCGACGCGACGATCGCGAAGGCGTCGCTCGCGATGCCGCGCAGCGCAGACATCGCGCGGATGCAGAACCGTCTGTGGCTGCAGCTGAAGTCGGGTGGTTGA
- a CDS encoding ABC transporter ATP-binding protein has product MIHTLPAAAVAGTARGNADAFVRLENVVKTFGDSTAVDNVNLTIAKNELFALLGSSGCGKSTLLRMLAGLETATSGKIFVDGEDLASLPPYRRPVNMMFQSYALFPHMTVESNVAFGLKQEGTPKQEIKERVADALALVQMSKYAQRKPHQLSGGQQQRVALARSLVKRPKLLLLDEPMSALDKKIRQKTQLELVNIIEKVDVTCVMVTHDQEEAMTMASRLAVMSEGKIVQIGAPGEVYEFPNSRFSAEFIGSTNLFEGRVVEDEPDHIFVESDDLEARMYVSHGVTGPLGMPVGISVRPERIHVSREKPGSKHNWARGVVTDIAYMGSYSLYHVRLPSGKTVVSNLSSSHLMNDNAPAWNDDVFVSWSPASGVVLTQ; this is encoded by the coding sequence ATGATCCATACGCTCCCTGCCGCAGCGGTTGCGGGCACCGCCCGCGGCAATGCGGACGCCTTCGTGCGCCTCGAAAACGTCGTGAAGACATTCGGCGACAGCACCGCTGTCGACAACGTGAACCTGACGATCGCGAAGAACGAGCTGTTCGCGCTGCTCGGCAGCTCGGGTTGCGGCAAGTCGACGTTGCTGCGCATGCTCGCCGGGCTCGAGACGGCCACCTCCGGCAAGATCTTCGTCGATGGCGAGGATCTCGCGTCGCTGCCGCCGTACCGCCGCCCGGTGAACATGATGTTCCAGTCGTACGCGCTGTTCCCGCACATGACGGTCGAGTCGAACGTCGCGTTCGGCCTGAAGCAGGAAGGCACGCCGAAGCAAGAGATCAAGGAGCGCGTGGCCGATGCGCTCGCGCTCGTGCAGATGAGCAAGTATGCGCAGCGCAAGCCGCACCAGCTCTCCGGCGGACAGCAGCAGCGTGTCGCGCTCGCCCGCTCGCTGGTGAAACGCCCGAAGCTGCTCTTGCTCGACGAGCCGATGTCCGCGCTCGACAAGAAGATCCGCCAGAAGACCCAGCTCGAACTCGTGAACATCATCGAGAAGGTCGACGTGACCTGCGTGATGGTCACGCACGACCAAGAAGAAGCGATGACGATGGCCAGCCGCCTCGCGGTGATGAGCGAAGGCAAGATCGTCCAGATCGGCGCGCCGGGCGAGGTGTACGAATTCCCGAACAGCCGCTTCTCGGCCGAATTCATCGGTTCGACCAACCTGTTCGAAGGGCGCGTGGTCGAGGACGAGCCCGATCACATCTTCGTCGAGAGCGACGACCTCGAGGCGCGCATGTACGTGAGCCACGGCGTCACGGGCCCGCTCGGCATGCCGGTGGGCATCTCGGTGCGCCCGGAGCGCATTCACGTGTCGCGCGAGAAGCCGGGCTCGAAACACAACTGGGCACGCGGCGTCGTGACCGACATCGCGTACATGGGCAGCTACTCGCTGTACCACGTGCGCCTGCCGAGCGGCAAGACGGTGGTATCGAACCTGTCGAGCTCGCACCTGATGAACGACAACGCACCGGCGTGGAACGACGACGTGTTCGTGTCGTGGTCGCCGGCCAGCGGCGTCGTGCTGACGCAGTGA
- a CDS encoding ABC transporter permease subunit yields MRTSASNPSAPVPTGARPGRFDFLSRFLPSGRSVAIGVPFVWLAVFFALPFVLVLKISFADQMLGIPPYTALARLEAGTVQVVLSLKHYALLLQDDLYLNTYVSSLKMAAASTLMCLLAGYPIAYFIARSAPGRRNVLMMAVMLPFWTSFLIRVYAWVGIMKDDGLLNHVLASLGVIATPLRLYHTDAGVYIGMVYSYLPFMVMPLYAHLVKMDLTLLEAANDLGATPWSAFWRITLPLSRNGIVAGSLLVFIPAVGEYVIPELLGGANTLMLGRVMWDEFFNNMDWPMASAVTVTMVLLLLVPMALLHYSQTEAEPRS; encoded by the coding sequence ATGAGAACCTCCGCCTCCAATCCGTCCGCGCCGGTGCCGACCGGCGCCCGCCCGGGCCGCTTCGACTTTCTGTCGCGCTTCCTGCCGTCGGGCCGCAGCGTCGCGATCGGCGTGCCGTTCGTGTGGCTTGCCGTGTTCTTCGCGCTGCCGTTCGTGCTGGTGCTGAAGATCAGCTTCGCCGACCAGATGCTCGGTATCCCGCCGTACACCGCACTCGCGCGGCTGGAGGCCGGCACCGTGCAGGTCGTGCTGTCGCTGAAGCATTACGCGCTGCTGCTGCAGGACGACCTGTACCTGAACACCTACGTCAGCTCGCTGAAGATGGCTGCGGCATCGACGCTGATGTGCCTGCTGGCCGGTTATCCGATCGCGTACTTCATTGCGCGCTCGGCGCCGGGCCGCCGCAACGTGCTGATGATGGCCGTGATGCTGCCGTTCTGGACGTCGTTCCTGATCCGCGTCTATGCGTGGGTCGGGATCATGAAGGACGACGGGCTGCTGAACCACGTGCTGGCGTCGCTCGGCGTGATCGCGACACCGCTGCGCCTGTATCACACCGACGCGGGCGTCTACATCGGGATGGTCTATTCGTACCTGCCGTTCATGGTGATGCCGCTGTACGCGCACCTGGTGAAGATGGACCTCACGCTGCTCGAAGCCGCGAACGATCTCGGTGCAACACCGTGGTCCGCGTTCTGGCGCATCACGCTGCCGTTGTCGAGGAACGGCATCGTCGCGGGCAGCCTGCTCGTGTTCATCCCGGCGGTAGGCGAATACGTGATTCCCGAGCTGCTCGGCGGCGCGAACACGCTGATGCTCGGCCGCGTGATGTGGGATGAATTCTTCAACAACATGGACTGGCCGATGGCGTCCGCGGTGACGGTGACGATGGTGCTGCTGCTGCTCGTGCCGATGGCGCTGCTCCATTACAGCCAGACCGAAGCGGAGCCCAGGTCATGA
- a CDS encoding ABC transporter permease subunit: MNRANRILSACVLGAGFLFLYIPIVSLVAYSFNASKLVTVWSGFSLKWYGALLHDDELLTAAWLSLKIALLTATASVAIGTWAGFVLARMGRFRGFTLYAAMINAPLVIPEVIQGISLLLLFVAMQQTFGWPAGRGWLTIWIGHVMLCLSFVAVIVQSRVKELDRSIEEAALDLGARPWKVFFVITLPLIAQALVSGWLLAFTVSIDDVILSAFLSGPGSTTLPLVVFSRVRMGLNPEMNALATVFITVVTIGVVVVNRAMLARERRHARDTRTWHAASTPEVSGNPASPSAMLPARAPAAPPLHDRIPHPTK; encoded by the coding sequence ATGAACCGTGCGAATCGCATTCTGTCCGCGTGCGTGCTGGGCGCGGGCTTCCTGTTCCTGTACATCCCGATCGTCAGCCTGGTCGCGTACTCGTTCAACGCGTCGAAGCTGGTGACGGTGTGGTCGGGTTTCTCGCTGAAGTGGTACGGCGCGCTGCTGCACGACGACGAACTGCTCACGGCCGCCTGGCTGTCGCTGAAGATCGCGCTGCTGACGGCCACCGCGTCGGTCGCGATCGGCACCTGGGCCGGCTTCGTGCTCGCCCGCATGGGGCGTTTTCGCGGCTTCACGCTGTATGCCGCGATGATCAACGCGCCGCTCGTGATTCCGGAGGTGATCCAGGGCATCTCGCTGCTGCTGCTGTTCGTCGCGATGCAGCAGACCTTCGGCTGGCCGGCCGGGCGCGGCTGGCTGACGATCTGGATCGGCCACGTGATGCTGTGCCTGTCGTTCGTCGCAGTGATCGTGCAATCGCGCGTGAAGGAGCTCGATCGCTCGATCGAGGAAGCCGCGCTCGATCTCGGCGCACGGCCGTGGAAGGTGTTCTTCGTGATCACGCTGCCGCTGATTGCGCAGGCGCTGGTGTCCGGCTGGCTGCTTGCCTTCACGGTGTCGATCGACGACGTGATCCTGTCCGCGTTCCTGTCGGGTCCCGGTTCGACGACGCTGCCGCTCGTCGTGTTCTCGCGCGTGCGGATGGGGCTCAACCCGGAGATGAATGCGCTCGCCACGGTATTCATCACGGTCGTGACGATCGGGGTCGTCGTCGTGAACCGCGCGATGCTGGCCCGCGAGCGGCGGCACGCGCGCGACACGCGGACGTGGCATGCGGCATCCACGCCCGAGGTATCCGGGAACCCCGCGTCACCGTCCGCCATGTTGCCCGCGCGCGCGCCTGCCGCGCCGCCGCTGCACGACCGCATCCCGCATCCCACGAAGTGA